In Necator americanus strain Aroian chromosome IV, whole genome shotgun sequence, the following proteins share a genomic window:
- a CDS encoding hypothetical protein (NECATOR_CHRIV.G13370.T1) has protein sequence MGRAILLFDVDGTLTPARQKIHNDIREFLSKARARVPLAVVGGSDLAKIIEQLADNKDDLLSQFDYVFSENGLVGFKGSEQFPSKTIQDHIGEEKLQELINFTLKYFSEIKLPVKRGNFIEFRKGMLNLSPIGRSCSQSERDQFVLYDKEHQIREKFVRALQENFSRYGLCFVIGGQISVDAYPVGWDKTYCLQYIEKDYDKIYFFGDKTMPGGNDHAIFEDPRTIGHTVVDPADMKKQVEQLLKEL, from the exons ATGGGCAGAGCAATACTTTTATTTGACGTCGATGGCACGCTGACTCCTGCTCGACAG AAAATACACAACGATATTCGGGAATTCCTGTCAAAGGCCCGTGCACGAGTACCTCTGGCTGTGGTGGGCGGTTCGGATCTCGCAAAAATTATTGAGCAGCTAGCCGATAATAAAGATGACT TGCTATCTCAGTTTGATTACGTATTCTCGGAAAATGGACTCGTGGGGTTCAAGGGCAGTGAACAATTCCCTTCCAAG ACAATCCAGGACCACATCGgcgaagaaaaattgcagGAACTAATCAATTTtacattgaaatatttttctgaaatcaaaCTTCCTGTAAAGCGAGgaaatttcattgaattcaGAAAG GGTATGCTCAATCTGTCTCCAATCGGTCGCAGTTGTTCGCAGTCCGAACGTGATCAGTTTGTTTTGTACGACAAAGAGCACCAAATACGTGAAAAATTTGTCAGAGCTCTACAAGAGAATTTTTCGCGTTACGGACTATGCTTTGTTATAG GTGGTCAAATTAGTGTGGATGCATATCCTGTCGGTTGGGATAAGACATACTGTCTGCAGTATATCGAGAAGGACTACGATAAGATTTACTTCTTTGGTGACAAGACGATGCCG GGAGGTAATGACCATGCAATATTCGAGGATCCACGAACAATCGGACACACTGTAGTTGACCCAGCTGACATGAAGAAACAAGTCGAACAACTTCTCAAAGAGCTATAA
- a CDS encoding hypothetical protein (NECATOR_CHRIV.G13371.T1): protein MLHMIQRLRSTFNSAEYDDMSYDLASAEQPAYAPFFGYMGAASAQIFTVLGAAYGTAKSAVGICSMGVMRPELIMKSVIPVIMAGIIGIYGLVVAMVLKGKVSASSEGYNLNKGFAHLAAGLTCGLCGLGAGYAIGIVGDAGVRGTAQQPRLFVGMILILIFSEVLGLYGMIVALILGTS from the exons ATGCTTCATATGATTCAACGCCTACGATCCACATTCAATTCTGCTGAATATGACG ATATGTCCTACGATCTTGCATCTGCCGAGCAGCCCGCCTACGCTCCATTCTTCGGCTACATGGGTGCGGCATCTGCACAGATCTTCACCGTACTCGGAGCCGCATACGGTACCGCGAAGTCAGCAGTCGGTATTTGCTCGATGGGTGTGATGCGACCAGAATTGATCATGAAGTCCGTGATTCCCGTTATTATGGCTGGTATCATCGGTATCTATGGACTGGTCGTAGCGATGGTGTTGAAAGGAAAAGTGAGCGCCTCTAGTGAAGGTTACAATTTAAATAAGGGATTTGCTCATTTGGCTGCTGGCCTGACATGTGGACTGTGTGGACTCGGAGCCGGATATGCTATCGGAATTGTCGGAGATGCTGGAGTTCGTGGAACTGCCCAACAGCCGCGTCTTTTCGTCGGAATGATCctcattctcattttctctgAAGTTCTTGGCCTTTATGGCATGATCGTAGCTTTGATCCTTGGAACATCATAA
- a CDS encoding hypothetical protein (NECATOR_CHRIV.G13372.T1): MSYDLASAEQPAYAPFFGYMGAASAQIFTVLGAAYGTAKSAVGICSMGVMRPELIMKSVIPVIMAGIIGIYGLVVAMVLKGKVSASSEGYNLNKGFAHLAAGLTCGLCGLGAGYAIGIVGDAGVRGTAQQPRLFVGMILILIFSEVLGLYGMIVALILGTS; the protein is encoded by the coding sequence ATGTCCTACGATCTTGCATCTGCCGAGCAGCCCGCCTACGCTCCATTCTTCGGCTACATGGGTGCGGCATCTGCACAGATCTTCACCGTACTCGGAGCCGCATACGGTACCGCGAAGTCAGCAGTCGGTATTTGCTCGATGGGTGTGATGCGACCAGAATTGATCATGAAGTCCGTGATTCCCGTTATTATGGCTGGTATCATCGGTATCTATGGACTGGTCGTAGCGATGGTGTTGAAAGGAAAAGTGAGCGCCTCTAGTGAAGGTTACAATTTAAATAAGGGATTTGCTCATTTGGCTGCTGGCCTGACATGTGGACTGTGTGGACTCGGAGCCGGATATGCTATCGGAATTGTCGGAGATGCTGGAGTTCGTGGAACTGCCCAACAGCCGCGTCTTTTCGTCGGAATGATCctcattctcattttctctgAAGTTCTTGGCCTTTATGGCATGATCGTAGCTTTGATCCTTGGAACATCATAA
- a CDS encoding hypothetical protein (NECATOR_CHRIV.G13373.T3) — MSVSSGEYWLISAPGEKGANDAWDKLNRATSNLSNNSKFNIPDLKVGTLDQLVGLSDDLSKLDSTAEGVTRKLVQYFGDVLEDDRSKLAENLLINNKDIKTYVTKFQWEGAKYPLKQSLKVLSEIIGKQVTQIDNDLKQKSVAYNNLKNSLASIDRKTTGSLITKDLADIVKADDFVLNSEYLQTLMVVVPKLNAKEWEQRYSTFTSMVVPGSSRLITEEGEHVLYSVTLFKKVMDEFKMVARENKFIVRDFVYDEESLKAGKSERDKLVAEKQRQYAPLIRWLKINFGEIFAAYIHVKALRVFVESVLRYGLPVNFQAAVVEPAKGSQKKLRAELHKLYIHLDGSAAGPIDTLEDSPALMSLGVNEYYPYVFFKLNLDFIDKNGDMAEVYVSGQIESADGFADNRVCCRWSLQTGGGWRVVEGAVEGQTQTDLPSVFEEAYFAHPIELHLATKTIQGWPRIQLQVWHHDAYGRQELVGYGSLFLPSTPGEHELVCNMWRPKGTTREEMMQRFIGGGIQVNSLSILEDTTERMQISTVAMGRVRLRLYVITRHFEQFGILS, encoded by the exons ATGTCCGTCTCGTCCGGCGAATATTGGCTGATTTCGGCACCCGGCGAGAAGGGCGCTAACGACGCTTGGGATAAACTGAACCGAGCCACTTCAAATCTCTCGAACAATTCGAAATTCAACATTCCAGATCTTAAG GTCGGAACACTTGATCAACTTGTAGGCCTCTCGGATGATCTAAGTAAACTTGATTCAACAGCGGAGGG agTAACGCGGAAGCTTGTTCAGTATTTTGGGGATGTTCTTGAAGATGATCGAAGTAAACTGGCTGAGAATCTGCTCATCAACAACA agGACATCAAGACATATGTGACAAAGTTTCAGTGGGAAGGGGCAAAGTATCCTCTTAAGCAGTCTCTTAAAGTTCTCAGTGAAATTATTGGGAAG CAAGTGACGCAAATTGACAACGATTTAAAGCAGAAGTCAGTAGCTTATAACAACCTCAAAAACAGTTTGGCCTCGATTGACAGGAAAACGAC aGGATCTTTGATTACGAAGGATCTCGCTGATATCGTAAAGGCAGACGATTTTGTACTGAATTCGGAGTATTTGCAGACGTTGATGGTTGTCGTCCcaaa ACTTAATGCCAAGGAATGGGAGCAACGATACTCGACATTCACCTCAATGGTTGTTCCAGGTTCGAGTCGTCTAATCACTGAAGAAGGTGAACATGTGTTGTATTCTGTAACTCTTTTCAAGAAAGTTATGGACGAGTTCAAGATGGTCGCCAGGGAAAACAA attCATTGTACGTGATTTTGTGTACGATGAGGAGTCGCTGAAAGCCGGAAAGAGTGAACGTGACAAGTTGGTAGCGGAGAAACAGCGGCAATATGCTCCACTCATTAG ATGGTTGAAGATCAATTTTGGAGAGATCTTCGCCGCGTACATCCACGTAAAGGCCCTCCGTGTTTTCGTCGAATCCGTTTTACG GTATGGATTGCCTGTTAACTTCCAAGCTGCTGTTGTGGAGCCCGCTAAAGGATCACAAAAGAAGCTGCGTGCAGAGCTGCATAAACTCTATATCCATCTTGATGGATCAGCAGCAGGTCCCATCGAT ACTCTAGAAGATTCTCCAGCGTTGATGTCCTTGGGTGTGAATGAGTACTATCCATACGTATTCTTCAAGTTAAATCTGGATTTCATAGATAAGAA cgGTGATATGGCTGAGGTGTATGTCAGCGGTCAGATTGAGTCAGCTGATGGGTTCGCGGACAACAGGGTATGCTGTCGCTGGTCGCTGCAAACAG GCGGAGGTTGGCGAGTCGTTGAAGGTGCTGTCGAAGGTCAAACACAAACTGATCTACCTTCCGTCTTCGAAGAAGCCTATTTTGCACATCCAATTGAGCTGCATCTGGCCACGAAGACAATACAAG GTTGGCCTCGGATACAACTTCAAGTGTGGCATCATGATGCGTATGGAAGACAAGAATTGGTTGGTTACGGATCATTATTTCTGCCAAGTACACCCGGGGAACATGAG TTGGTATGCAATATGTGGCGACCGAAAGGCACGACTCGAGAAGAGATGATGCAACGATTTATCGGTGGTGGCATACAG GTGAATTCATTGTCAATATTAGAAGATACAACGGAACGGATGCAGATCAGTACAGTGGCGATGGGACGCGTTCGATTACGACTCTACGTGATCACACGACATTTCGAACAGTTCGGAATTTTATCGTAG
- a CDS encoding hypothetical protein (NECATOR_CHRIV.G13373.T1), producing the protein MSVSSGEYWLISAPGEKGANDAWDKLNRATSNLSNNSKFNIPDLKVGTLDQLVGLSDDLSKLDSTAEGVTRKLVQYFGDVLEDDRSKLAENLLINNKDIKTYVTKFQWEGAKYPLKQSLKVLSEIIGKQVTQIDNDLKQKSVAYNNLKNSLASIDRKTTGSLITKDLADIVKADDFVLNSEYLQTLMVVVPKLNAKEWEQRYSTFTSMVVPGSSRLITEEGEHVLYSVTLFKKVMDEFKMVARENKFIVRDFVYDEESLKAGKSERDKLVAEKQRQYAPLIRWLKINFGEIFAAYIHVKALRVFVESVLRYGLPVNFQAAVVEPAKGSQKKLRAELHKLYIHLDGSAAGPIDTLEDSPALMSLGVNEYYPYVFFKLNLDFIDKK; encoded by the exons ATGTCCGTCTCGTCCGGCGAATATTGGCTGATTTCGGCACCCGGCGAGAAGGGCGCTAACGACGCTTGGGATAAACTGAACCGAGCCACTTCAAATCTCTCGAACAATTCGAAATTCAACATTCCAGATCTTAAG GTCGGAACACTTGATCAACTTGTAGGCCTCTCGGATGATCTAAGTAAACTTGATTCAACAGCGGAGGG agTAACGCGGAAGCTTGTTCAGTATTTTGGGGATGTTCTTGAAGATGATCGAAGTAAACTGGCTGAGAATCTGCTCATCAACAACA agGACATCAAGACATATGTGACAAAGTTTCAGTGGGAAGGGGCAAAGTATCCTCTTAAGCAGTCTCTTAAAGTTCTCAGTGAAATTATTGGGAAG CAAGTGACGCAAATTGACAACGATTTAAAGCAGAAGTCAGTAGCTTATAACAACCTCAAAAACAGTTTGGCCTCGATTGACAGGAAAACGAC aGGATCTTTGATTACGAAGGATCTCGCTGATATCGTAAAGGCAGACGATTTTGTACTGAATTCGGAGTATTTGCAGACGTTGATGGTTGTCGTCCcaaa ACTTAATGCCAAGGAATGGGAGCAACGATACTCGACATTCACCTCAATGGTTGTTCCAGGTTCGAGTCGTCTAATCACTGAAGAAGGTGAACATGTGTTGTATTCTGTAACTCTTTTCAAGAAAGTTATGGACGAGTTCAAGATGGTCGCCAGGGAAAACAA attCATTGTACGTGATTTTGTGTACGATGAGGAGTCGCTGAAAGCCGGAAAGAGTGAACGTGACAAGTTGGTAGCGGAGAAACAGCGGCAATATGCTCCACTCATTAG ATGGTTGAAGATCAATTTTGGAGAGATCTTCGCCGCGTACATCCACGTAAAGGCCCTCCGTGTTTTCGTCGAATCCGTTTTACG GTATGGATTGCCTGTTAACTTCCAAGCTGCTGTTGTGGAGCCCGCTAAAGGATCACAAAAGAAGCTGCGTGCAGAGCTGCATAAACTCTATATCCATCTTGATGGATCAGCAGCAGGTCCCATCGAT ACTCTAGAAGATTCTCCAGCGTTGATGTCCTTGGGTGTGAATGAGTACTATCCATACGTATTCTTCAAGTTAAATCTGGATTTCATAGATAAGAAGTAA
- a CDS encoding hypothetical protein (NECATOR_CHRIV.G13373.T2), with translation MAEVYVSGQIESADGFADNRVCCRWSLQTGGGWRVVEGAVEGQTQTDLPSVFEEAYFAHPIELHLATKTIQGWPRIQLQVWHHDAYGRQELVGYGSLFLPSTPGEHELVCNMWRPKGTTREEMMQRFIGGGIQVNSLSILEDTTERMQISTVAMGRVRLRLYVITRHFEQFGILS, from the exons ATGGCTGAGGTGTATGTCAGCGGTCAGATTGAGTCAGCTGATGGGTTCGCGGACAACAGGGTATGCTGTCGCTGGTCGCTGCAAACAG GCGGAGGTTGGCGAGTCGTTGAAGGTGCTGTCGAAGGTCAAACACAAACTGATCTACCTTCCGTCTTCGAAGAAGCCTATTTTGCACATCCAATTGAGCTGCATCTGGCCACGAAGACAATACAAG GTTGGCCTCGGATACAACTTCAAGTGTGGCATCATGATGCGTATGGAAGACAAGAATTGGTTGGTTACGGATCATTATTTCTGCCAAGTACACCCGGGGAACATGAG TTGGTATGCAATATGTGGCGACCGAAAGGCACGACTCGAGAAGAGATGATGCAACGATTTATCGGTGGTGGCATACAG GTGAATTCATTGTCAATATTAGAAGATACAACGGAACGGATGCAGATCAGTACAGTGGCGATGGGACGCGTTCGATTACGACTCTACGTGATCACACGACATTTCGAACAGTTCGGAATTTTATCGTAG